Proteins encoded in a region of the Natator depressus isolate rNatDep1 chromosome 23, rNatDep2.hap1, whole genome shotgun sequence genome:
- the NTF4 gene encoding neurotrophin-4, translating into MLQETLILQVPAVMLIRLQAMVTSFLCALHAAPLRLPFPAGPDAGVPWAAPPASLGDWELSSPRVALASRAPAGPPLLLLLEEAPGARAGPANGTRRARRAEGGQAARRGELSVCDSVSVWVTGKRSAVDVRGQVVTVLPEVPTLTGPLKQYFFETKCKPAGGTAGGCRGVDRRHWLSECKAKQSYVRALTADADKRVGWRWIRLDTACVCTLLNRAGRT; encoded by the exons ATGCTGCAGGAGACGCTGATACTGCAG GTCCCCGCGGTGATGCTCATTCGGCTCCAGGCTATGGTCACCTCGTTCCTTTGCGCCCTCCACGCCGCCCCACTCCGCCTCCCCTTCCCCGCCGGcccggacgccggggtccccTGGGCCGCGCCGCCCGCCTCCCTGGGCGACTGGGAGCTGTCGTCCCCCCGCGTGGCCCTGGCCAGCCGAGCCCCCGCCGGGccccccctgctgctgctgctggaggaggccCCGGGCGCGCGGGCGGGGCCGGCCAACGGGACGCGGCGGGCGCGGCGGGCCGAGGGGGGGCAGGCGGCCCGCCGGGGCGAGCTCTCCGTGTGCGACAGCGTCAGCGTCTGGGTGACCGGCAAGCGCTCGGCCGTGGACGTCCGGGGCCAGGTGGTGACGGTGCTCCCCGAGGTGCCGACGCTCACCGGGCCGCTCAAGCAGTATTTCTTCGAGACCAAGTGCAAGCCGGCGGGCGGGACGGCGGGCGGGTGCCGGGGCGTGGACCGGCGCCACTGGCTCTCCGAGTGCAAGGCCAAGCAGTCCTACGTGCGGGCCCTGACGGCCGACGCGGACAAGCGGGTGGGCTGGCGCTGGATCCGCCTCGACACGGCCTGCGTCTGCACCCTGCTGAACCGCGCCGGGCGGACGTAG